One region of Synechococcus elongatus PCC 11801 genomic DNA includes:
- the pdhA gene encoding pyruvate dehydrogenase (acetyl-transferring) E1 component subunit alpha codes for MVQERTLPSFQASQAQISREEGLRVYEDMVLGRTFEDKCAEMYYRGKMFGFVHLYNGQEAVASGIIKAMRSDDYVCSTYRDHVHALSAGVPARQVMAELFGKETGCSRGRGGSMHLFSSEHNLLGGFAFVAEGIPIATGAAFTTAYRRNALGDTSADQVTACFFGDGAANNGQFFECLNMATLWKLPILFVVENNKWAIGMSHERATSDPEIYKKGPAFGMPGVEVDGMDVLAVRAVAQEAIARARAGEGPTLIEALTYRFRGHSLADPDELRSKEEKEFWLARDPIKRFAAHLTEFNLATHEELKAIDKKIEALVAEAVEFAISSPEPKPEELTRYIWAED; via the coding sequence ATGGTTCAGGAACGTACACTGCCTAGTTTTCAGGCTTCTCAGGCGCAAATCAGCCGTGAAGAAGGCCTCCGCGTGTATGAGGACATGGTCCTGGGTCGCACCTTCGAAGACAAGTGTGCGGAGATGTACTACCGCGGCAAAATGTTTGGCTTTGTCCACCTCTACAACGGACAGGAAGCCGTCGCCAGCGGCATTATCAAGGCGATGCGATCGGACGATTACGTCTGCAGTACCTATCGCGACCACGTGCATGCCCTGAGTGCTGGTGTTCCGGCTCGTCAGGTAATGGCGGAACTCTTTGGTAAAGAGACCGGCTGCAGCCGCGGTCGCGGTGGCTCGATGCACTTGTTCTCATCCGAACATAATCTGCTGGGCGGCTTTGCGTTTGTGGCTGAGGGCATTCCGATCGCAACAGGTGCTGCATTTACCACGGCCTACCGGCGTAATGCCTTGGGCGATACCAGTGCCGACCAAGTGACGGCTTGCTTCTTCGGGGATGGTGCCGCCAACAACGGCCAGTTCTTCGAATGCCTGAACATGGCGACGCTCTGGAAGCTGCCGATCCTGTTTGTCGTCGAGAACAACAAATGGGCGATCGGGATGTCCCACGAGCGGGCGACTTCCGATCCAGAAATCTACAAGAAGGGTCCCGCTTTCGGCATGCCCGGCGTGGAAGTCGATGGCATGGATGTCTTGGCAGTCCGCGCTGTGGCTCAAGAAGCGATCGCACGGGCACGGGCTGGCGAAGGCCCGACGCTGATTGAGGCACTAACCTATCGCTTCCGGGGTCACTCGCTGGCGGATCCGGATGAACTGCGCTCGAAGGAAGAGAAAGAGTTCTGGTTGGCTCGCGATCCAATCAAACGGTTTGCGGCTCACCTGACGGAGTTCAATCTGGCAACTCACGAAGAACTGAAGGCGATCGACAAGAAGATCGAAGCTTTGGTTGCAGAGGCGGTGGAATTTGCGATCTCCAGCCCCGAACCGAAGCCCGAAGAACTGACCCGCTATATCTGGGCAGAAGACTAA
- the uvrC gene encoding excinuclease ABC subunit UvrC, giving the protein MIAATPTPLLKQPDRLEARLRELPAEPGVYFMRDASDRILYIGKSKKLRSRVRSYFRDLDRLNPRINLMVRQVCEIEIIVTDTEAEALALEANLIKQHQPHFNVLLKDDKKYPYLCITWSDDYPRIFITRKRRLGNSRDRYYGPYVDTRLLRHTLFLVKRLFPLRQRPQPLFKDRPCLNYDIGRCPGVCQSLIRPDDYRKTLQKVAMIFQGRSSELVELLESQMLQAAENLEFERAAKIRDQIRGLEGLGAEQKVQLPDDRISRDAIALAMDEQHACVQLFQIRAGKLVGRLGFVADAQSGTPAAIAQRVLEEHYAGVDSVEIPQEVLVQHDLPEAELLEAWLSERRGRKVEILSPQRQIKADLIAMVERNAEYELARTQQSAERHAAALIDLADLLDLPELPRRIEGYDISHIQGSDAVASQVVFIDGLPAKQHYRRYKIRNPEVRAGHSDDFASLAEVLQRRFRKFAEAKARGESLAPSEQRQGSLLRPDDLADFPDLVMIDGGKGQLSAVVEVLRDLNLLEDVKLCSLAKKREEIFLPGASDPLPTDAEQPGVQLLRRLRDEAHRFAVSFHRQKRTERMRRSRLDDIPGLGHKRQKELLAHFRSIDYLRLATPEQIAEVPGIGAVLAQQIWDYFHPSETV; this is encoded by the coding sequence ATGATCGCTGCAACGCCAACGCCACTGCTGAAGCAACCCGATCGCCTTGAAGCGCGATTGCGGGAATTGCCTGCTGAACCTGGCGTGTACTTTATGCGCGATGCCAGCGATCGCATTCTCTACATCGGCAAAAGCAAAAAGCTGCGATCGCGGGTGCGCTCCTATTTCCGCGATCTCGATCGCCTTAATCCCCGCATCAATTTAATGGTGCGGCAAGTCTGTGAGATCGAGATCATCGTTACGGATACGGAAGCTGAGGCCTTGGCTCTTGAAGCCAACCTGATTAAACAGCATCAACCCCACTTTAATGTCCTACTCAAGGACGACAAGAAATATCCCTATCTCTGCATTACTTGGAGCGATGATTATCCCCGAATTTTTATCACCCGTAAGCGCCGACTCGGAAATAGCCGCGATCGCTACTACGGCCCCTACGTTGATACGCGACTGCTACGTCACACCCTCTTTTTAGTGAAGCGATTATTTCCGCTGCGACAAAGGCCTCAACCCCTTTTCAAAGATCGACCCTGCTTAAACTACGACATCGGTCGTTGCCCCGGCGTTTGCCAGTCTTTAATTCGACCAGATGACTATCGCAAGACGCTCCAGAAAGTCGCAATGATCTTCCAAGGGCGCAGTAGCGAGTTGGTCGAACTGCTTGAGTCGCAAATGCTGCAAGCCGCTGAAAATCTTGAGTTTGAAAGGGCTGCCAAGATCCGCGATCAAATTCGTGGACTCGAAGGGTTAGGGGCTGAGCAAAAAGTCCAGCTCCCCGATGACCGAATCTCACGAGATGCGATCGCGCTGGCCATGGATGAACAGCACGCTTGCGTTCAGCTCTTTCAGATTCGTGCCGGCAAATTGGTGGGTCGTCTAGGGTTTGTCGCCGATGCCCAGTCCGGTACGCCTGCCGCGATCGCACAACGGGTGTTGGAAGAGCACTATGCGGGCGTTGATTCGGTGGAAATTCCGCAGGAAGTCCTTGTCCAGCACGACCTACCTGAAGCAGAACTACTGGAAGCTTGGCTATCAGAACGACGGGGGCGCAAGGTTGAAATCCTATCGCCGCAGCGACAGATCAAAGCTGATTTGATTGCGATGGTTGAGCGCAATGCAGAGTACGAACTCGCCAGAACTCAGCAATCGGCAGAACGCCACGCAGCAGCCTTGATTGATCTTGCTGATCTGTTGGACTTACCCGAGCTGCCGCGCCGCATCGAAGGCTATGACATTTCCCATATCCAAGGCTCGGATGCGGTGGCTTCGCAAGTGGTTTTTATTGATGGCTTGCCCGCCAAGCAACACTATCGCCGCTACAAAATCCGTAACCCCGAAGTTCGGGCGGGTCACTCCGATGACTTTGCCAGCTTGGCGGAGGTTTTGCAGCGTCGTTTCCGCAAGTTTGCTGAAGCAAAAGCCCGCGGGGAGTCTTTAGCACCGAGTGAACAACGGCAGGGTAGTTTATTACGACCAGATGACCTCGCGGATTTCCCTGATCTAGTGATGATTGATGGCGGCAAAGGACAACTCTCAGCCGTTGTTGAAGTCCTGCGCGATTTGAATCTCCTAGAGGATGTCAAGCTCTGCAGCTTGGCTAAGAAGCGCGAGGAAATTTTCTTGCCGGGGGCTTCAGATCCACTGCCAACGGATGCCGAACAACCGGGCGTCCAATTGCTACGGCGGTTGCGCGATGAAGCCCACCGCTTTGCCGTTAGTTTCCATCGCCAAAAGCGGACGGAACGGATGCGGCGATCGCGTTTGGATGACATTCCTGGTTTGGGCCACAAGCGCCAGAAAGAGCTATTGGCACACTTCCGCTCGATCGACTATCTGCGATTGGCAACGCCAGAGCAGATTGCCGAGGTCCCCGGCATTGGCGCAGTTCTGGCCCAGCAAATTTGGGACTACTTTCATCCCAGTGAAACCGTGTGA
- a CDS encoding Ig-like domain-containing protein: MGWSVLLFFRLRVWFRLPFERRAIAVLLVLVFCSIVLVSVGDRSRPTVRWFNWSERSVGADAAAMLFTFSRPMDAASIESSFQLTPSFPGRFSWAGRRLAFTPELPLPYGLEYTVQLLAGKEKRSPQRPLVPFQSTFRTHDRAFAYLGVDGEEEGRLLLYNLTRQQQQMLTPPDWVVLDFLPYPHGDRILFSAIPRQKTATIASAALYSVTTGLNYCNPEPAPCELRSRGGEVQEILSSQDYQNLAFDLSADGQTIIVLRSNQKIPNAALELWKVPATGDPTVIQRDPGGEFRIAPDNNSLVIAQGQGLAVLPLEAGSDPLDFLPQFGRVLGFSRDGTQAATVRFNSDFRQSLFWVDSAGKRQELRTVEGEILSADFAPNRKALYSLLSETDDAEFLSLFAFDLKTSKPQGNLLLKIPRQGPVNLDLAPDGLAVIFDQPIATPTTATDVATAASPRSQLWVLPLTPPSSTLAQAQEQLPQPEALPLQGVRPRWVP; this comes from the coding sequence GTGGGCTGGTCTGTGCTGCTCTTCTTTCGTTTGCGCGTGTGGTTTCGACTTCCCTTTGAACGGCGGGCGATCGCAGTCTTGCTAGTTTTGGTCTTTTGCAGCATCGTCTTGGTCTCCGTAGGCGATCGCAGCCGACCGACGGTGCGCTGGTTCAACTGGTCTGAGCGATCGGTGGGTGCTGATGCCGCTGCGATGCTGTTCACCTTCAGCCGCCCGATGGATGCCGCCTCCATCGAGTCCTCTTTTCAATTGACCCCCAGCTTTCCCGGGCGTTTTAGTTGGGCAGGACGCCGGTTAGCTTTCACGCCCGAGCTCCCGCTCCCCTACGGCTTGGAATACACGGTACAGCTCTTGGCCGGCAAGGAGAAGCGATCGCCCCAACGCCCGCTTGTCCCTTTCCAATCCACCTTTCGCACCCACGATCGCGCCTTCGCCTACCTCGGTGTAGACGGCGAAGAAGAAGGGCGACTCCTGCTCTACAACCTGACCCGACAGCAGCAGCAGATGCTAACGCCGCCGGACTGGGTCGTGCTGGATTTTCTCCCCTATCCCCATGGCGATCGCATTCTCTTTAGCGCGATTCCTCGCCAAAAGACCGCCACAATCGCTTCAGCGGCACTCTACAGCGTGACCACTGGCCTCAATTACTGCAATCCCGAACCCGCTCCTTGTGAATTGCGATCGCGCGGCGGTGAAGTTCAAGAAATCCTGAGCAGTCAGGATTACCAAAATCTCGCCTTTGATCTCTCGGCTGACGGGCAGACGATCATCGTGCTGCGGAGCAATCAAAAAATTCCCAATGCCGCCCTAGAGCTGTGGAAGGTACCCGCCACAGGCGATCCCACTGTCATTCAACGCGACCCAGGTGGCGAGTTTCGGATTGCTCCCGATAACAACTCCCTCGTCATTGCTCAAGGTCAGGGCTTGGCGGTCTTACCCTTGGAAGCGGGCAGCGATCCCCTCGACTTTCTCCCCCAATTTGGGCGGGTCTTGGGTTTCAGTCGGGATGGCACCCAAGCTGCAACGGTGCGTTTTAATTCCGACTTTCGCCAGTCCCTCTTCTGGGTTGATAGCGCCGGTAAGCGACAGGAGCTCCGCACCGTCGAAGGCGAAATTCTCAGCGCTGATTTTGCACCGAATCGCAAAGCTCTCTACAGCTTGCTGAGCGAAACAGATGATGCAGAGTTCCTTTCCCTCTTTGCCTTTGACCTGAAAACTTCGAAACCACAAGGCAACCTGCTCCTCAAAATCCCCCGCCAAGGCCCCGTCAACTTAGACTTGGCACCGGATGGCCTCGCGGTGATCTTCGATCAACCGATCGCAACGCCAACGACTGCAACCGATGTCGCCACAGCAGCTAGTCCCCGTAGCCAGTTATGGGTTCTCCCGCTGACTCCGCCGAGCAGCACTCTTGCGCAAGCCCAGGAGCAACTGCCGCAACCAGAAGCACTACCGCTGCAAGGAGTTCGTCCTCGCTGGGTGCCCTAA
- a CDS encoding 2TM domain-containing protein, with translation MPPRWPRKPDPNDPAYRRLENRINFAFHIALFSAVNSGLWFFQQLRHPFENLSTVTLLWLAGLGLHAVFVLRDRPVNLKPSEEIRDRS, from the coding sequence ATGCCTCCTCGCTGGCCTCGGAAACCTGATCCCAACGACCCAGCCTATCGTCGGCTCGAAAATCGAATTAACTTTGCCTTCCACATCGCCCTGTTCTCAGCGGTGAACTCAGGGCTTTGGTTTTTCCAGCAACTCCGGCATCCTTTTGAGAATCTTTCAACGGTGACCCTGCTTTGGCTGGCGGGGTTGGGTTTGCATGCCGTCTTTGTGCTGCGCGATCGCCCTGTAAATCTGAAGCCCAGTGAAGAAATCCGCGATCGCTCCTAG
- a CDS encoding DUF3181 family protein, translated as MSYAISTELLEQLAAEIGDQIYLDIAQWHLYLDDAKLSRRLAELLITPLEHGQIDEHAVTTILNQFPVKVGGGRRQMALLDLIPMSCVTALIEILEEFQKRL; from the coding sequence ATGAGCTACGCCATCTCCACTGAGTTGCTCGAACAGCTCGCGGCCGAAATTGGTGATCAAATCTATCTGGATATTGCCCAATGGCACCTCTACTTGGATGATGCCAAGCTCAGTCGCCGTCTGGCTGAACTGCTAATCACCCCCCTCGAACACGGTCAGATTGACGAACATGCAGTGACGACCATCCTGAATCAATTCCCCGTCAAAGTAGGGGGTGGCAGGCGACAAATGGCGCTGTTGGATTTGATCCCAATGTCCTGCGTTACAGCGCTGATTGAGATTCTTGAAGAGTTTCAGAAACGACTGTGA
- a CDS encoding TerD family protein, translating to MPISLSKGQNLSLSKTDPSLKKIIVGLGWDPRRTEGEKFDLDASAFLLADTGKVRSEKDFVFYNQLQSGCGSVVAAGDNRTGQGEGDDEQIRINLEFVPAAVQRIAIVVTIHEAIARKQSFGQVSNAFIRVVNEETNTEIVRYDLSEDYSTETSLIFGEVYHYGGEWKFRAVGQGHSGGLEIMCRQFGVDV from the coding sequence TTGCCGATCTCGCTATCCAAGGGCCAAAACCTCTCACTCTCTAAAACAGACCCGAGTCTGAAGAAAATCATTGTCGGTCTTGGCTGGGACCCTCGAAGGACTGAGGGTGAGAAATTTGATTTGGACGCTTCTGCTTTCCTGCTCGCTGACACCGGTAAAGTCCGCTCAGAGAAAGACTTTGTCTTCTATAACCAACTGCAGTCAGGTTGTGGATCGGTGGTCGCTGCCGGTGACAATCGAACCGGTCAGGGTGAGGGCGATGATGAGCAAATCAGAATTAACTTAGAGTTTGTCCCTGCAGCAGTACAGAGGATCGCAATTGTTGTCACCATTCATGAGGCCATAGCCCGAAAGCAATCCTTTGGCCAGGTGTCTAATGCCTTCATTCGGGTTGTGAATGAAGAGACCAACACTGAGATTGTGCGCTACGACCTTTCTGAAGATTATTCCACCGAGACATCACTCATCTTCGGCGAGGTCTATCACTATGGCGGCGAGTGGAAATTTAGAGCCGTTGGCCAGGGTCATTCAGGCGGTTTAGAGATCATGTGCCGACAGTTCGGTGTTGATGTCTAA
- a CDS encoding 6-pyruvoyl trahydropterin synthase family protein: MPRWTLSTEFSFSSAHFIRDYDGPCGRMHGHTYHVRIEAIAAQLSASEYCPHPVMVADFRTLRWAKKDVTKGGLDHCVLNEVMPPEYETTAEMIAKYIHDKTKTMLPAGTQLKVAVSETPNSWATYED, translated from the coding sequence ATGCCCCGTTGGACTCTAAGTACCGAATTTAGCTTCAGCAGTGCCCATTTCATTCGGGACTACGATGGTCCCTGTGGACGGATGCATGGCCATACCTATCACGTGCGGATTGAAGCGATCGCTGCGCAGTTAAGTGCTTCGGAATACTGCCCACACCCTGTTATGGTGGCGGATTTTCGGACGCTACGCTGGGCCAAAAAAGATGTCACGAAAGGCGGTCTCGATCACTGTGTTCTCAACGAAGTCATGCCGCCTGAGTATGAGACGACTGCAGAGATGATCGCGAAGTACATTCACGACAAAACAAAAACGATGCTGCCAGCAGGTACCCAGCTCAAGGTTGCCGTCTCTGAAACGCCAAATTCTTGGGCGACCTACGAAGACTGA